A region of the Vigna unguiculata cultivar IT97K-499-35 chromosome 9, ASM411807v1, whole genome shotgun sequence genome:
TATTTATCATGTGGATTGCTCCACTGCTAAATTCTACTGATGTGATATctttcaattatataaattgtcATATAAAATCCTTTTAGATAAAATGCAACAAATTATAAGTTAAACATGTGGatgaaaagataatttaaaataatgatctTTTTACATATGTGACACATCGaagaatcaaatattaaaatatctttactAAAAAGTTGAGTTTTCTGACTTAGAAAATTACGGCCCTTCAAACTAAGAAAATAACAATCATAGTTTTTGGAACTGAATGACGTTATCACTTtggattaatttaatattttatatatatatatataattggtttaaaatttacaatagataatattattatactcTTTTTACTCGCATCTAAGTAGAATATTTACTAGACTTATACAAGAAAAAATCACTCAACACaatcttatttaatattacaattttaaaaaatatatatatttatgttaaagTTTGAACATTATTTACAAGAAGTACGATTttcaaaagtatattttattttatgaaatagaataaaaacattaaataaattagctTATTGACAAGGTTCATTGTGTGTAGGTGAGAAGATAAAcaagagtaaaattaaaattaataaacaattaaacatGATATCTAGAAGAAACCTTGGACTGTTGGCTTGATTTGAGCTTAGATTAGGCAAAACGCAATCAAATGAATGACCTTTCTGATTAATCCATAGTCAATTCTATAATCTCCCTTTCGACAACACCTAACTTTTTAACTCTTCAATTCAAGTGCAAGCAAAACTTGAATCTTTCATCGTTCCTCCACCGTCTCAACCCTCTTCTTCACAATCCAAACAACCTCATCCACCTCAAAGAAGCAACAACAGAGATTGTAACAATGTACGTGGATCACGCCTTCTCGATTTCAGACGAGGATATCATGATGGAAAACTCGTACACCGTCAACAACAAACCCCCCGTCAAGGAGATCGCCCTTGCCGTCTCCCTCCTCGTCTGTGGTCTCCTCGGCATCATCATCGGTTCCCTCATGGCCTACAACCACGTGGGCGGCGACACTGCTCACGGTAACAAAAAATTAGTgattttaaaggaaaatatgTGTCAATTTTGAGATTAGGGATCGCTAATTGCAACTGGGTAGCTGGGAAATTAAAGATTCCTgctaaatttttaaactttttggCAGTATGTGGTATTTTGAAAGCtaatagtttttgtttttactttttgttgattttttgttttgtttgaatgGTTTATAGGGGTCTTCTTTGCAATACTTGGAGTAATCTTGTTCATACCGGGTTCCTACTACACGAGGATTGCGTATTATGCTTACAAGGGATACAAAGGGTTCTCTTTCTCTAACATACCCCCCGTGTAGCTCTGCTA
Encoded here:
- the LOC114162346 gene encoding transmembrane protein 230-like; this encodes MYVDHAFSISDEDIMMENSYTVNNKPPVKEIALAVSLLVCGLLGIIIGSLMAYNHVGGDTAHGVFFAILGVILFIPGSYYTRIAYYAYKGYKGFSFSNIPPV